The following coding sequences lie in one Natrarchaeobius halalkaliphilus genomic window:
- a CDS encoding PAS domain S-box protein, whose amino-acid sequence MSERSGSSEAAFWGDADDTEALGHYRSLIDSIDAGIYRLDADGRLLSVNDRIVEITGFARERLLGEHVSVLFGRDSETIEREIDRLRATPSDDSRLLDLTVETADSEQIRCELRVNVLRSDDTVQETVGIVRETGGRRRRKPEATEATFRRLFENVPGNYLIVQPGGYEIVAVSDAYLDATMTERSEILGKTLFEIFPNNPDDPADGVENLRESLERVAESGEPDTMPVTHYPIPDRGTGGGEPSEARRSPSGERTEFGGEEFEERWWNPINSPVFDPTGKIDYIVHSVEDITPIVQELQAEDEQELLHAPDTSDSQLVSGSNSQLASDIALRGQELLQQAKQSAYEQLHESEERFRALVTTTSDAVFSTNADWSEMHRLEGSDFLADTDEEGPSWVEKYVPPDDRPRVQRTIDEAIRAKRSFELEHRIVREDGTAAWIVLRATPLLNEDGEITRWLGAANDVTERVERERYLEDAKERLEAATEAGAVGTWEWHIPEDRLVTGVSFAKKFGIDPDAASEGVSFDRFASAIHDDDRERVEREIEAAIESGEEYEEEYRVWDDDDELRWVVARGHVEYDDGNPTTFPGALADITERKRFERRLEESNKRLEQFAYAASHDLQEPLRMVTSYLQLIERRYADELDEDGEEFIQFATDGADRMREMIEGLLEYSRIETRGDPFEQIDLDAVLADVRRDLQVRIEESDAEITAEPLPHVEADPGQVRQVFQNLLSNAIEYSTDPPRIDVSAVRNGSEVTVSVADEGTGIDPDDRERVFEVFQSLHAQNEHSGTGIGLALCKRIVERHGGTIWVEPEPGEGATVSFTLPAASGDET is encoded by the coding sequence CTCTCGGTCAACGACCGCATCGTCGAGATAACCGGGTTCGCGCGCGAACGGTTGCTCGGCGAGCACGTGTCGGTGCTCTTCGGCAGGGACAGTGAGACGATCGAACGCGAGATCGACCGCCTCCGAGCGACCCCCTCCGACGACAGCCGGTTACTCGATCTCACCGTGGAGACCGCCGACAGCGAACAGATTCGCTGTGAACTGCGGGTGAACGTACTCCGGTCGGATGATACCGTACAGGAAACGGTCGGTATCGTCCGCGAAACTGGCGGACGTCGACGGAGGAAACCGGAAGCCACCGAAGCGACCTTCCGCCGACTGTTCGAGAACGTGCCCGGAAACTATCTGATCGTACAGCCCGGAGGGTACGAAATCGTGGCCGTGAGCGACGCGTATCTCGACGCGACGATGACCGAGCGATCGGAGATCCTGGGTAAGACGTTGTTCGAGATCTTTCCGAACAACCCAGACGACCCGGCCGATGGCGTCGAGAACCTCCGTGAGTCGCTCGAGAGGGTAGCGGAGTCCGGGGAACCGGACACCATGCCGGTGACGCACTATCCGATTCCCGACCGCGGAACCGGTGGCGGTGAGCCGAGCGAAGCGAGGCGATCCCCATCGGGCGAGCGCACCGAGTTCGGCGGCGAAGAGTTCGAAGAGCGGTGGTGGAATCCGATCAATTCGCCGGTGTTCGACCCGACTGGCAAAATCGACTACATCGTCCACAGCGTCGAGGACATCACTCCAATCGTCCAGGAACTTCAGGCAGAGGACGAACAGGAGCTGTTACACGCTCCCGACACGTCGGATTCACAGCTCGTATCGGGGTCGAATTCACAGCTCGCATCTGACATCGCGCTGCGCGGACAGGAGTTACTACAGCAGGCGAAACAAAGCGCGTACGAACAACTGCACGAGAGCGAAGAGCGCTTTCGCGCGTTGGTCACCACCACGTCGGATGCGGTGTTCAGCACGAACGCGGACTGGAGCGAGATGCACAGGTTAGAGGGATCTGATTTCCTCGCTGACACCGACGAGGAAGGGCCGTCGTGGGTTGAAAAATACGTACCCCCCGATGACCGGCCGCGCGTTCAGCGAACTATCGACGAAGCCATTCGTGCGAAACGCAGCTTCGAGTTGGAACACCGGATCGTTCGTGAAGACGGCACAGCAGCCTGGATCGTCTTGCGCGCCACACCGCTCCTGAACGAGGACGGCGAAATCACTCGATGGTTGGGCGCGGCGAACGACGTGACCGAACGGGTCGAACGCGAGCGATATCTCGAGGATGCGAAAGAGCGACTGGAAGCGGCGACAGAAGCCGGCGCTGTCGGGACCTGGGAGTGGCACATTCCCGAAGACCGGCTGGTCACGGGCGTGTCGTTCGCCAAGAAGTTCGGGATCGATCCCGACGCGGCCTCGGAGGGCGTGTCGTTCGACCGGTTCGCCTCGGCCATCCACGACGACGACCGCGAGCGGGTCGAACGCGAGATCGAGGCCGCCATCGAATCGGGTGAGGAGTACGAAGAAGAGTACCGCGTCTGGGACGACGACGACGAACTCCGGTGGGTCGTCGCGCGCGGTCACGTCGAGTACGATGACGGAAACCCGACAACCTTCCCCGGTGCCCTGGCCGATATCACCGAGCGAAAGCGGTTCGAGCGCCGACTCGAGGAATCCAACAAGCGCCTCGAACAGTTCGCGTACGCCGCCTCACACGACCTCCAAGAGCCCCTGCGGATGGTCACGAGCTATCTCCAGTTGATCGAGCGCCGCTACGCGGATGAGCTCGACGAAGACGGTGAGGAGTTCATCCAGTTCGCCACCGACGGTGCCGACCGGATGCGCGAGATGATCGAGGGACTGCTCGAGTACTCGCGGATCGAAACGCGCGGCGATCCCTTCGAGCAGATCGATCTAGACGCCGTTCTGGCGGACGTTCGCCGGGATCTTCAGGTGAGAATCGAAGAGAGCGATGCCGAGATTACGGCCGAGCCGCTGCCCCACGTCGAGGCTGATCCGGGACAGGTACGTCAGGTATTCCAGAACCTGCTTTCTAACGCGATCGAGTACAGTACCGATCCGCCACGGATAGACGTTTCCGCTGTGCGGAACGGTTCGGAGGTGACCGTCTCGGTCGCCGACGAGGGAACTGGTATCGATCCGGACGACAGGGAGCGCGTCTTCGAAGTGTTCCAGAGCCTACACGCCCAGAACGAGCACTCGGGAACGGGGATCGGCCTCGCGCTCTGTAAACGTATCGTCGAGCGCCACGGCGGTACCATCTGGGTCGAACCCGAACCGGGCGAAGGCGCGACCGTCTCGTTTACGCTCCCTGCTGCAAGCGGTGACGAGACGTGA
- a CDS encoding class I adenylate-forming enzyme family protein: MIGSIEWPTRDLLSVRASTTPAATAIVSVDAEADGSAGSGDGATTESWTYAAFDRRVDGVAAGLENAVFGPDCDHDAEARLGVLVGTRVAFAAVYFAAMRRGVTVAPLNVRETADELRSKADRLDLDGLVCSSTTAELATEITDGPIVSVDDSGHDAVDSLRPDRVTDLQPVELERDRTHLLMFTSGTTGEPKAVRLTVGNLLASAIGSAFRLGVLPDDRWLCCLPMYHMGGLAPLVRSTLYGTTTVIQRSFDPEETARIIETNGITGVSLVPTMCRRLLEAGWTPPETLRFVLLGGAPASRDLIERCRDRGVPVHPTYGMTETASQIATARPADAVERPGTVGRALVTTDVSIVDEEGNPVGTGEVGEVVVSGPTVSPGYLDDDRTVSAVDERGLHTGDMASRDESGRLWVHDRRSDRIVTGGENVDPDEVREALRSHSAVAEAAVVGLADEEWGERVSALVVLESSRRSTGENARERRAIESILEHCKERLASFKRPKTVGFAGSIPRTPSGTVDRDLVRRRLLADGVDVTGPG, from the coding sequence GTGATCGGATCGATCGAGTGGCCGACGCGGGATCTCCTGTCCGTGCGCGCGTCGACGACGCCCGCGGCGACGGCGATCGTCAGCGTCGACGCTGAAGCGGACGGTTCGGCCGGAAGCGGGGACGGAGCAACGACGGAGTCGTGGACGTACGCGGCGTTCGACCGGCGCGTGGACGGAGTCGCCGCCGGCCTCGAGAACGCCGTCTTCGGACCCGATTGCGACCACGACGCCGAAGCCCGACTCGGCGTCCTGGTCGGAACGCGAGTCGCCTTCGCCGCGGTGTACTTCGCCGCGATGCGCCGGGGCGTCACCGTGGCTCCGCTCAACGTCCGGGAGACGGCGGACGAACTGCGCTCGAAAGCGGATCGGCTCGACCTCGACGGACTGGTCTGTTCGTCGACGACGGCGGAACTGGCCACGGAGATCACGGACGGTCCGATCGTCTCGGTCGACGATTCCGGACACGACGCCGTCGATTCGCTTCGGCCGGATAGAGTGACCGACTTGCAGCCGGTCGAACTCGAGCGAGACCGAACCCACCTGCTCATGTTCACGTCCGGGACGACGGGCGAGCCGAAGGCGGTCCGCCTGACCGTCGGCAACCTCCTCGCGAGCGCGATCGGCTCGGCGTTTCGGCTGGGCGTCCTCCCCGACGACCGGTGGCTCTGCTGTCTGCCGATGTATCACATGGGCGGGCTCGCGCCGCTCGTCCGGTCGACGCTGTACGGAACCACCACCGTGATCCAGCGCTCGTTCGATCCCGAGGAAACGGCCCGCATCATCGAGACGAACGGAATCACCGGCGTCTCGCTCGTCCCGACGATGTGCCGGCGGTTACTCGAGGCGGGCTGGACGCCGCCCGAAACGCTCCGGTTCGTCCTGCTCGGCGGCGCGCCGGCCTCGCGGGACCTCATAGAGCGCTGTCGCGACCGCGGCGTTCCGGTCCACCCGACCTACGGGATGACCGAAACCGCCTCGCAGATCGCGACGGCGCGGCCGGCGGACGCCGTCGAGCGGCCGGGAACCGTCGGACGGGCTCTCGTCACGACCGACGTTTCGATCGTCGACGAGGAGGGAAACCCGGTCGGAACGGGCGAGGTTGGCGAAGTCGTCGTCTCGGGTCCGACGGTGTCGCCGGGCTATCTCGACGACGACCGAACGGTCTCCGCCGTCGACGAGCGAGGCTTACACACCGGCGACATGGCGAGCAGGGACGAAAGCGGCCGGCTCTGGGTTCACGATCGACGGAGCGACCGAATCGTCACGGGCGGCGAGAACGTCGATCCCGATGAAGTCCGCGAGGCGCTCCGGTCGCACTCGGCGGTCGCGGAGGCCGCCGTGGTCGGGCTGGCCGACGAGGAGTGGGGCGAGCGCGTCTCGGCGCTGGTCGTCCTCGAGTCGTCCCGGCGCTCGACGGGAGAGAACGCACGCGAGCGCCGCGCGATCGAGTCGATCCTCGAGCACTGTAAAGAGCGCCTCGCGTCGTTCAAGCGACCGAAGACTGTCGGGTTCGCGGGATCGATTCCCCGGACGCCATCGGGTACCGTCGACCGGGATCTGGTTCGCAGGCGGCTGCTCGCGGACGGCGTCGACGTGACCGGACCGGGCTGA
- a CDS encoding glutaredoxin family protein, protein MDFPPNQGLDQEEVDERVETAIEDNEVVLFMKGTALMPQCGYSKRALGLIDQYRDEYETVDALESLDEFRVALENQSGWETIPQTFVDGEFVGGSDILAELEERDELAATLGPE, encoded by the coding sequence ATGGACTTTCCACCGAACCAGGGTCTCGACCAGGAGGAGGTCGACGAGCGAGTCGAAACGGCGATCGAGGACAACGAAGTCGTTCTCTTCATGAAGGGGACGGCGCTGATGCCCCAGTGTGGCTACTCCAAGCGAGCGCTCGGGCTGATCGACCAGTACCGCGACGAGTACGAGACGGTCGACGCCCTCGAGTCACTCGACGAGTTCCGCGTCGCCCTCGAGAACCAAAGCGGCTGGGAGACGATCCCCCAGACGTTCGTCGACGGGGAATTTGTCGGAGGGTCGGATATTCTCGCTGAGTTAGAAGAGCGTGATGAACTGGCGGCGACCCTCGGTCCAGAGTAA
- a CDS encoding mandelate racemase/muconate lactonizing enzyme family protein: MTGKSNLDLEYRSFSLSLSSPLETASGTIDSRDGFLVRLVDRGEGVTDPATVGYGEATPLAGWTESTADCEEALERARTAFRDDGPEAALESVDRQVAARHAVSLALSDLQANREATPLYRYLCRGPMIGRVPVNATVGDGSPSETGAQTRRAVERGYDCCKLKVGLRSVDADVERLREARRAAGSGVELRLDANEAWTYEEAESVLEAAEEFDVSILEQPLPAGALEGHAALRERARDVKIALDEGVLEHGIDAICESGAADAVVLKPMAVGGIDVARRMAAWTTELELTPIVTTTIDGVVARTGAVHLAASIPDVPACGLATAGLLAEDLGRDPVLLENGSAVVPQAKGLGIDEVWDK, encoded by the coding sequence ATGACCGGGAAATCCAATCTCGACCTCGAGTATCGCTCCTTCTCGCTTTCGCTCTCGAGTCCGCTCGAGACGGCGTCGGGGACGATCGACTCCCGCGATGGGTTTCTGGTCCGCCTCGTCGATCGCGGCGAGGGGGTCACGGATCCCGCTACGGTCGGCTACGGCGAAGCGACGCCGCTGGCTGGCTGGACCGAATCCACCGCGGATTGTGAGGAAGCACTCGAGCGCGCACGAACGGCGTTTCGAGACGACGGCCCGGAGGCGGCACTGGAGAGCGTCGATCGACAGGTGGCGGCCCGACACGCCGTCTCACTCGCGCTTTCGGACCTGCAGGCGAACCGGGAGGCGACGCCGCTGTATCGGTATCTCTGTCGGGGGCCGATGATCGGGCGCGTCCCCGTGAACGCGACCGTCGGCGACGGCTCGCCGTCCGAAACCGGAGCGCAAACGCGCCGGGCCGTCGAGCGCGGATACGACTGCTGTAAACTCAAAGTCGGACTCAGATCCGTCGATGCGGACGTCGAACGGCTCCGAGAGGCGCGACGTGCGGCCGGGTCAGGAGTCGAGTTGCGCCTCGACGCCAACGAGGCGTGGACCTACGAGGAGGCCGAGAGCGTCCTCGAGGCAGCCGAGGAGTTCGACGTCTCGATCCTCGAGCAACCGCTGCCGGCGGGTGCGCTCGAGGGACACGCGGCCCTCCGCGAACGCGCGCGAGACGTGAAGATCGCACTCGACGAGGGCGTTCTCGAACACGGCATCGATGCGATCTGTGAGTCGGGCGCGGCCGATGCCGTCGTCCTGAAACCGATGGCGGTGGGCGGGATCGACGTCGCGCGCAGGATGGCCGCCTGGACGACCGAACTCGAGTTGACGCCGATCGTGACGACGACGATCGACGGCGTCGTCGCCCGCACGGGTGCCGTCCATCTCGCGGCCTCGATTCCGGACGTCCCCGCCTGCGGGCTCGCAACCGCGGGACTGCTCGCGGAGGACCTCGGTCGCGATCCCGTCTTGCTCGAGAACGGGTCGGCCGTGGTTCCACAGGCGAAGGGGCTCGGCATCGACGAGGTGTGGGACAAGTGA
- a CDS encoding DUF7405 family protein translates to MTLSDRSSLSRREYVRSLVAAGGVSALAACLDAVDGDGASGATDVPTGTDDPDSLPERQHAWNDALSSDDDGNVALPEHHVLVALSLVDHPDETSRETVERAFETLERAYEWSNEGLVFTIGYTPSYFERFDDPVPDSVDLPEPAALTDRESPTFDEFDALFHLASDRPSVVLEAEEGLFGECETVNDVSVETGLSDVFERLEDDRRTGFVGDGLPAERTDVDGVPDSVPEEAPFFMGFRSGFRESQATEDRVTITEGPFAGGTTQHVSSMDIQLEVWFDQENHYQRVSKMFSPEHAEREMVGDHGERLGATSELSDERIEATEADARERGVVGHAQKAARARENGDPLLLRRDFNTVDDGPGLHFVSLQREISEFVRVREAMTGADLDVPFANNGIRHYIFIDRRGNALIPPRSLRSLPPANPTRRT, encoded by the coding sequence GTGACACTCTCCGACCGGTCCTCGCTGTCCCGCCGGGAATATGTTCGGTCACTGGTCGCGGCGGGCGGCGTCTCCGCTCTGGCCGCCTGCCTCGACGCCGTCGATGGTGACGGCGCGAGCGGAGCGACCGACGTGCCGACGGGAACGGACGATCCCGACTCGCTTCCGGAGCGCCAGCACGCCTGGAACGACGCCCTCTCGAGCGACGACGACGGCAACGTAGCGTTGCCCGAACACCACGTCCTCGTGGCGCTCTCTCTGGTCGACCACCCGGACGAGACGAGCCGAGAGACCGTCGAACGGGCCTTCGAAACGCTCGAGCGAGCCTACGAGTGGAGCAACGAGGGGCTGGTCTTCACCATCGGCTATACGCCCTCGTATTTCGAACGGTTTGACGATCCGGTACCCGATTCGGTCGATCTGCCCGAACCGGCGGCACTGACCGATCGCGAGAGTCCGACGTTCGACGAGTTCGATGCCCTCTTTCACCTCGCGAGCGATCGTCCGTCGGTCGTCCTCGAGGCCGAGGAGGGGCTGTTCGGTGAGTGCGAAACGGTGAACGACGTCTCGGTCGAGACGGGGCTTTCGGACGTCTTCGAGCGACTCGAGGACGACCGACGGACCGGCTTCGTCGGAGACGGATTGCCGGCGGAGCGAACTGACGTCGACGGCGTTCCCGACTCGGTTCCCGAGGAGGCACCGTTTTTCATGGGGTTTCGCTCGGGCTTTCGGGAGAGTCAAGCGACCGAAGATCGCGTTACGATCACGGAGGGACCGTTCGCCGGCGGGACGACACAGCACGTCTCCTCGATGGACATCCAACTCGAGGTCTGGTTCGACCAGGAAAACCACTACCAGCGCGTCTCGAAGATGTTCAGCCCGGAACACGCGGAGCGAGAGATGGTCGGAGATCACGGCGAACGACTCGGTGCGACGAGCGAACTGAGCGACGAGCGCATCGAGGCGACCGAGGCGGACGCCCGCGAACGCGGTGTCGTCGGACACGCCCAGAAGGCCGCTCGAGCCAGAGAAAACGGCGATCCGCTCCTCTTGCGGCGGGATTTCAACACCGTCGACGACGGCCCGGGACTTCACTTCGTCTCGCTCCAGCGCGAGATCAGCGAGTTCGTTCGCGTGCGCGAGGCGATGACTGGTGCCGACCTCGACGTGCCCTTCGCGAACAACGGCATTCGCCACTACATCTTCATCGACCGCCGGGGAAACGCCCTGATTCCGCCGCGATCCCTTCGCTCGTTGCCGCCGGCGAACCCGACTCGAAGAACGTAA
- a CDS encoding DUF7350 domain-containing protein: protein MQEHDTIDRRTVIRLGAATGLLAAAGCLELGGNGEDPDEDTGESTEDDDVTVAPELVEVDDPPAAVYLPTHREAMRMLEPIEAGEFVLAPMLSYPHPFWVIAGGGTDDEVERVDPDDGRGVHMMFTLWDAETGIVLPADEGAQIRVFRDGESVGSPRSPWAMISQGMGFHFGDNVPLPEDGTYTVEVTIPSISTTRTGALEGRLTESRTATFEFVYDDEFRHEVVDGVEYFDEEYWGRPGAIGPMDHGEHGDGHGEHGDDGHGEHGDDGHDEHGDDDHDEHGDDGHDEHGDDDHDHHVPYSALPRVEEYPGTLLVGPTSDSVPEETEDLPRSGDAAMLATVFESGFRLADGDERYLLVSPRTPYNRVPLADMSLSVTVERDGEVVGESTLEQTLDGEYDLHYGASIADIEPGDSVTITIESPPQVARHQGYETAFLEMPPVEFVLEDR, encoded by the coding sequence ATGCAGGAACACGACACCATCGATCGACGAACGGTTATTCGACTCGGCGCAGCGACCGGGCTTCTCGCAGCCGCGGGCTGTCTCGAACTCGGCGGAAACGGAGAGGATCCGGACGAAGACACCGGGGAGTCGACCGAGGACGACGACGTGACCGTTGCACCCGAACTCGTCGAAGTCGACGATCCCCCCGCCGCAGTCTACCTACCCACCCACCGCGAGGCCATGCGGATGCTCGAGCCGATCGAGGCCGGCGAGTTCGTGCTTGCCCCGATGCTCTCGTATCCCCACCCGTTCTGGGTGATCGCCGGCGGCGGGACCGACGACGAGGTCGAACGGGTCGATCCAGACGACGGCCGCGGCGTTCACATGATGTTCACACTCTGGGACGCGGAAACGGGAATCGTCCTTCCGGCCGACGAAGGTGCCCAGATCAGGGTCTTCCGGGACGGCGAAAGCGTCGGATCGCCGCGGTCGCCGTGGGCGATGATCTCCCAGGGGATGGGCTTTCACTTCGGGGACAACGTTCCCCTGCCCGAGGACGGCACCTACACCGTCGAGGTGACGATTCCGTCGATCTCGACGACGAGAACCGGCGCGCTCGAGGGGCGGCTGACGGAGAGCCGGACTGCAACGTTCGAGTTCGTCTATGACGACGAGTTCCGCCACGAGGTCGTCGACGGCGTCGAGTACTTCGACGAGGAGTACTGGGGCCGCCCGGGTGCGATCGGTCCGATGGATCACGGGGAACACGGAGATGGCCACGGCGAGCACGGAGACGACGGCCACGGGGAACACGGAGACGACGGCCACGACGAACACGGAGACGACGACCACGACGAACACGGAGACGACGGCCACGACGAACACGGAGACGACGACCACGACCACCACGTCCCGTACTCCGCGCTCCCGCGAGTCGAGGAGTACCCCGGAACGCTACTCGTCGGCCCGACCTCGGACTCCGTTCCCGAGGAAACGGAAGACCTCCCGCGAAGCGGCGACGCGGCGATGCTTGCGACCGTCTTCGAGTCCGGCTTCAGGCTCGCTGACGGCGACGAGCGGTACCTACTCGTTTCGCCTCGAACACCGTACAACCGGGTTCCGCTCGCGGATATGTCTCTCTCGGTGACGGTCGAACGCGACGGCGAGGTGGTCGGTGAATCGACGCTCGAGCAGACTCTCGACGGCGAGTACGATCTCCACTACGGGGCGTCGATCGCGGACATCGAGCCGGGAGACTCGGTGACGATCACGATCGAGTCGCCGCCACAGGTTGCACGCCACCAGGGGTACGAGACGGCGTTCCTCGAGATGCCACCGGTCGAGTTCGTTCTGGAGGATCGGTGA
- a CDS encoding cohesin domain-containing protein, which yields MERASVSDGRSRRRTVLLVVVLCGLAFGAVVPAPVIAGDSVTIIYVEESEIDADPGETIALEVMVSDHGDYDANGLGELSFDLTYDTDVFTATEVEHRSMLAAGDSDAEVIGSATIDDETGAVTIEQEREPPGDGAVATEPAATVTLEVAEDAPPTTETIGLTDGSAILVTDYPQSVFERDATVHVDGGDEESDGSGGEHDDADEPEGVTLADDAAVEDGDGTDGAEEADGSSANNGDASDETDDSDGETAAPSSGDDSTSDDPIPGFAIPAAIVGITAAIVGLVVRNRP from the coding sequence ATGGAACGGGCGTCCGTCTCCGACGGTCGATCGCGACGACGCACCGTCCTGCTGGTCGTTGTTCTGTGTGGTCTCGCCTTCGGGGCGGTCGTCCCGGCACCGGTCATCGCGGGCGACAGCGTGACCATCATCTACGTCGAAGAGAGCGAAATCGACGCCGATCCCGGCGAAACGATCGCACTCGAGGTGATGGTGAGCGATCACGGCGATTACGACGCGAACGGACTCGGTGAGCTTTCGTTCGATCTCACCTACGATACCGACGTCTTCACCGCTACCGAGGTCGAGCACCGTTCGATGCTCGCGGCGGGAGATTCCGACGCGGAGGTGATCGGCTCCGCGACTATCGACGACGAGACGGGGGCGGTAACGATCGAGCAGGAGCGCGAGCCCCCAGGCGACGGCGCGGTCGCGACCGAACCCGCGGCGACGGTCACACTCGAGGTAGCCGAGGACGCTCCGCCGACGACGGAGACGATCGGACTCACCGACGGCTCGGCCATACTCGTCACCGATTATCCGCAGTCGGTGTTCGAACGCGACGCGACCGTCCACGTCGACGGTGGCGATGAAGAATCCGACGGCTCCGGAGGCGAACACGACGACGCCGACGAACCGGAGGGAGTGACGCTGGCCGACGACGCCGCGGTCGAGGACGGTGACGGAACGGACGGCGCTGAGGAGGCGGACGGTTCGAGCGCGAATAACGGGGACGCATCCGACGAAACCGACGACAGCGACGGAGAGACGGCCGCCCCCTCGAGCGGCGATGACTCGACGTCCGACGATCCGATCCCCGGGTTCGCGATCCCGGCTGCGATCGTGGGAATTACCGCTGCGATCGTCGGTCTCGTCGTCCGAAACCGACCCTGA
- a CDS encoding 1,4-dihydroxy-2-naphthoate polyprenyltransferase, producing MSTADEISRTKAWMMAARPQTLPAAAAPVIVGTGLAVHDGVFAPLPALIAFVGATLIQIGTNFANDYYDAVKGADTDDRKGFTRVTQAGIIPPDQVKLATIVTFALAILSGTYLVYEGGLPILVIGLVSVLCGWAYTGGPYPLGYHGLGDLFVFVFFGLVAVVGTYYVQAATVLAEPLAATVPPGTITREAIVASLPIAGLATAIIVVNNIRDKETDAETGKRTLAVRLGYRWTRLEYVAMVGLAYLTPVWLWLIEGFSPAVLLPVASLPYAALIARTVCTRTDGEALNPALEETGKLLAIFAVLFGSGLVLA from the coding sequence ATGAGTACGGCCGACGAGATCTCACGGACGAAGGCGTGGATGATGGCCGCACGCCCGCAGACGTTGCCCGCGGCGGCTGCTCCCGTCATCGTCGGAACGGGGCTTGCAGTCCACGACGGCGTGTTCGCACCGCTTCCGGCGCTGATCGCGTTCGTCGGAGCGACGCTGATCCAGATCGGGACCAATTTTGCGAACGACTACTACGATGCGGTCAAGGGAGCGGATACGGACGACAGGAAGGGGTTTACCCGCGTCACGCAGGCGGGAATTATTCCCCCGGACCAGGTCAAACTCGCGACGATCGTGACCTTCGCGCTGGCGATCCTGTCGGGAACGTACCTCGTCTACGAAGGCGGCCTGCCGATCCTCGTGATCGGACTCGTGAGCGTTCTCTGTGGCTGGGCCTACACCGGCGGCCCCTACCCACTGGGCTACCACGGCCTCGGGGATCTGTTCGTCTTCGTCTTTTTCGGCCTCGTCGCCGTCGTCGGAACCTACTACGTTCAGGCGGCGACGGTCCTCGCGGAGCCGCTCGCGGCGACGGTTCCGCCTGGGACGATCACTCGCGAGGCGATCGTCGCCAGCCTCCCGATCGCGGGACTCGCGACGGCGATCATCGTCGTCAACAACATCAGGGACAAAGAAACCGACGCCGAGACCGGCAAACGCACGCTCGCCGTTCGACTCGGCTATCGGTGGACCCGCCTCGAGTACGTCGCCATGGTCGGGCTGGCGTACCTGACGCCGGTCTGGCTCTGGCTGATCGAAGGGTTCTCGCCGGCGGTCTTGCTCCCGGTCGCCTCGCTTCCCTACGCGGCGCTGATCGCCCGGACCGTCTGCACCCGGACCGACGGTGAGGCGCTCAATCCGGCCCTGGAAGAGACCGGCAAACTGCTCGCGATCTTCGCGGTGCTCTTCGGTTCGGGGCTGGTGCTAGCATGA
- a CDS encoding DUF7110 family protein: MSTEESRHVYRLHSTLELPLEELRDHIDDATFPEGVDDVEITRRNNTLILKAVANDETVSKYTPSAQLKASVTENRVYEEDPDERRNSFHWDEEEEEEIESELVEFAAFKGDRETVLQNSLLQYEMFLVLCEIAENTEKGTLTAISEHGGELEATRIVEGEPRPANIEVVEGPRDHGSGESGVNWRDNKFISD, encoded by the coding sequence ATGTCAACAGAGGAATCCAGACACGTATATCGGTTGCACTCGACGCTCGAGCTCCCCCTCGAAGAACTCCGCGATCATATCGACGACGCGACGTTCCCGGAAGGGGTCGACGACGTCGAAATCACGCGGCGGAACAACACGCTCATCTTAAAAGCCGTCGCCAACGACGAAACCGTCAGCAAGTACACCCCCAGCGCCCAGCTCAAAGCCAGCGTGACGGAAAACCGCGTCTACGAGGAGGACCCCGACGAGCGTCGCAACTCCTTCCACTGGGACGAAGAAGAAGAAGAGGAGATCGAATCCGAACTCGTCGAGTTCGCGGCCTTCAAAGGCGACCGCGAAACCGTCCTGCAGAACTCCTTGCTCCAGTACGAGATGTTCCTCGTCCTCTGTGAGATCGCAGAAAATACGGAAAAAGGTACGCTGACCGCCATCTCAGAGCACGGCGGCGAACTCGAGGCCACCCGAATCGTCGAGGGCGAACCGCGTCCGGCTAACATCGAGGTCGTCGAAGGGCCGCGCGATCACGGCTCGGGCGAAAGCGGCGTCAACTGGCGGGACAACAAGTTCATTAGCGACTGA